One Phragmites australis chromosome 23, lpPhrAust1.1, whole genome shotgun sequence DNA window includes the following coding sequences:
- the LOC133906442 gene encoding mini zinc finger protein 1-like, translating to MGPKQDWSMANGTAAARKETKVVHYRECQRNHAASFGGYAVDGCREFMASGAEGTAAALMCAACGCHRSFHRREEEAECDCSSTASG from the coding sequence ATGGGGCCTAAGCAAGACTGGTCCATGGCCaacggcacggcggcggcgaggaaggaGACCAAGGTGGTTCACTACAGGGAGTGCCAGCGCAACCACGCGGCGAGCTTCGGCGGGTACGCCGTGGACGGGTGCCGCGAGTTCATGGCGTCGGGCGCGGAGGGCACGGCCGCGGCGCTCATGTGCGCCGCCTGCGGGTGCCACCGCAGCTTCCACAGgcgcgaggaggaggccgagtgCGACtgctcctccaccgcctccggCTGA